A region from the Lolium perenne isolate Kyuss_39 chromosome 4, Kyuss_2.0, whole genome shotgun sequence genome encodes:
- the LOC127293298 gene encoding SKP1-like protein 1: MAAEDKKITLKSSDGEQFEVDEAVAMESQTIRHMIEDDCADNGIPLPNVNAKILSKVVEYCSKHVQAADGAAAADGAPAPAPAEDLKNWDTEFVKVDQATLFDLILAANYLNIKGLLDLTCQTVADMIKGKTPEEIRKTFNIKNDFTP, from the coding sequence ATGGCGGCCGAGGACAAGAAGATCACGCTCAAGTCATCGGACGGCGAGCAGTTCGAGGTGGAcgaggcggtggcgatggagtcgCAGACGATCCGCCACATGATCGAGGACGACTGCGCCGACAACGGGATCCCGCTCCCCAACGTCAACGCCAAGATCCTCTCCAAGGTCGTCGAGTACTGCAGCAAGCACGTCCAGGCGGCCGACGGCGCCGCGGCGGCGGACGGAGCTCCCGCCCCGGCCCCCGCCGAGGACCTCAAGAACTGGGACACCGAGTTCGTCAAGGTCGACCAGGCCACCCTCTTCGACCTCATCCTCGCCGCCAACTACCTCAACATCAAGGGCCTGCTCGACCTCACCTGCCAGACCGTCGCCGACATGATCAAGGGCAAGACACCCGAGGAGATCCGCAAGACCTTCAACATCAAGAACGACTTCACCccctag